One genomic window of Solanum stenotomum isolate F172 chromosome 9, ASM1918654v1, whole genome shotgun sequence includes the following:
- the LOC125877703 gene encoding uncharacterized protein LOC125877703 yields the protein MASNSTFVQAAIPRFDGHYDHWSMLMENFLRSNEYWPIVEDGINTPAKGETLTNAQKAELEAKKLKDLKAKNYLFQAIDRPILETILCKETSKDIWDSMKKKYQGTTRVKRAQLQALRRDFETLQRKKGESVMSYCARAMEIRNKMRFYGEKMNDVIIVEKILRSLTPKYDYVVCSIEESKDIDELSLDELQSSLLVHEQKMNHNSTSEEQALKASTSIPSNYRGKGRGRGRGKGRGDHGNKDGGRNFKVNDDYDKGQGKNFDKSKVECYRCHKVGHYQFECYTRLPNEKDEKSNFVESKETETLLMATQAHEEPLQDVWYLDTGCSNHMSGSKSCFSYLNEGFRSKVSFGDCFTVDAMGKCDIKIKAKNDFEEIISNVLYVLALKSNLLSVGQLQEKGYFILIGKGVCEISSPTRGAIVVVKMNSNRLFLLNIESIKSCLKAEVKDSS from the coding sequence ATGGCATCAAATAGTACTTTCGTACAAGCAGCGATTCCGCGCTTTGATGGTCATTATGACCATTGGAGCATGCTAATGGAGAATTTCTTACGGTCAAATGAGTATTGGCCAATTGTCGAGGACGGGATCAACACTCCGGCGAAAGGCGAAACTTTGACGAATGCTCAAAAGGCAGAATTGGAAGcaaaaaagttgaaagatctGAAAGCGAAGAACTATCTCTTTCAGGCTATCGATCGTCCCATCCTAGAAACTATTCTTTGCAAAGAAACTTCTAAGGATATTTGGGATtctatgaagaaaaaatatcaagGCACTACCAGAGTAAAGCGTGCACAGCTTCAAGCCTTGAGAAGGGATTTTGAGACCTTACAGAGGAAGAAAGGAGAGTCTGTAATGAGTTATTGTGCTAGAGCAATGGAGATCAGGAACAAAATGCGATTCTATGGCGAGAAGATGAATGATGTCATAATTGTTGAGAAGATACTACGCTCTTTGACGCCGAAGTATGATTATGTCGTTTGCTCCATTGAAGAGTCAAAAGATATAGATGAGTTGTCGCTTGACGAATTGCAAAGTTCCTTACTAGTGCATGAACAAAAGATGAATCACAATTCAACTTCTGAAGAGCAGGCCCTGAAAGCTTCTACTTCTATTCCTTCCAATTATAGAGGAAAAGGTAGAGGTAGAGGAAGAGGAAAAGGGagaggagaccatggaaacaaaGATGGAGGCAGAAATTTTAAGGTCAATGATGACTACGACAAAGGCCAAGGAAagaattttgacaaatcaaaggTAGAATGTTATCGATGTCATAAAGTTGGTCATTATCAATTCGAATGTTATACTAGGTTACCTAATGAGAAGGACGAGAAGTCAAATTTTGTTGAAAGTAAGGAAACTGAGACCTTGTTGATGGCAACACAAGCACATGAAGAACCTTTGCAAGATGTTTGGTATCTGGACACAGGTTGCAGTAATCACATGAGTGGGAGTAAGTCTTgcttttcttatttaaatgaaGGCTTTCGTTCTAAAGTTAGTTTTGGTGATTGTTTTACTGTGGATGCAATGGGAAAATGTGATATTAAAATTAAAGCCAAGaatgattttgaagaaataatatCAAATGTGTTATATGTTCTCGCTCTAAAAAGCAATTTATTGAGTGTTGGACAGTTGCAAGAGAAAGGGTATTTTATTCTCATTGGAAAAGGTGTTTGTGAGATTTCTAGTCCTACTAGAGGAGCTATTGTTGTTGTGAAAATGAATTCAAACAGGTTATTTCTCTTGAACATTGAGAGTATTAAATCATGTCTGAAGGCGGAAGTGAAAGATTCTTCCTGA
- the LOC125876577 gene encoding chitin-inducible gibberellin-responsive protein 1-like, which translates to MESHHLYGYGGTDVNLPYSYSMTTTPSIPNRLLGTLKFDSGNSPNSPFANYNDPGTPTTLSDSLEQHSSTENISGTSPCSNSSRDYNLYFCRPSPSADIRHNSLLVYSGDNSLLQYANHSHNMKRALLQLETALMGPEEVTTYSPSAGEIQQPQASGQRSGMWHQDGQVSGRIETQPSHVSVFGISGNIIQSEKHHKPMVNYPSQGIPFGNLKQLLIACAGALAENNLDDFEKLIAKARCAVSITGDPIQRLGAYIVEGLVARKEASGTNIYRALRCKEPAGRDLLSYMHILYEICPYLKFGYMAANGAIADACRNENRIHIIDFQIAQGTQWMTLLQALAARPSGAPYVRITGIDDPVSKYARGDGLTLVGKKLAAISEKFNIPVEFHTVPVFAPDVTRDMLDVRPGEALAVNFPLSLHHTPDESVDVTNPRDELLRMVKSFSPKVVTLVEQESNTNTAPFFPRFQEALDYYSAMFESIDVTLERDKKERINVEQHCLARDIVNVIACEGQERVERHELLGKWKLRFTMAGFHQYPLSSYVNSVIKSLMRCYSEHYTLVEEDGAMLLGWKKRNLISASAWH; encoded by the coding sequence ATGGAATCACACCATCTGTATGGATATGGTGGGACTGATGTGAATTTGCCATATTCTTACTCTATGACTACTACTCCTTCGATACCTAATAGGCTGTTGGGAACATTGAAATTTGATTCGGGAAATTCTCCAAATTCTCCATTTGCAAACTATAATGATCCTGGTACCCCTACCACATTAAGTGATAGCCTGGAGCAACACAGCTCTACTGAAAATATTTCAGGGACTAGTCCTTGCAGTAATTCCTCGCGGGATTATAATCTTTATTTCTGCAGGCCTAGCCCCTCAGCTGATATCCGCCATAACAGTCTTCTGGTTTATTCTGGTGATAATTCTTTACTCCAGTATGCAAATCACAGTCACAACATGAAACGTGCGCTGCTTCAATTGGAGACCGCTTTAATGGGGCCAGAAGAAGTCACAACATATAGCCCTTCTGCAGGGGAAATTCAGCAGCCACAAGCATCAGGTCAGAGGTCCGGGATGTGGCACCAAGATGGCCAGGTTTCGGGTCGAATTGAAACACAGCCATCACATGTTTCTGTCTTTGGCATATCAGGCAATATAATTCAAAGTGAGAAGCATCACAAACCAATGGTGAATTATCCGTCACAGGGGATTCCTTTTGGCAACCTAAAGCAGCTGCTTATAGCGTGTGCCGGAGCTCTTGCTGAGAACAACTTggatgattttgaaaaattgattgCCAAGGCAAGATGTGCTGTGTCCATTACTGGTGATCCAATCCAGCGTCTCGGTGCTTACATCGTAGAAGGGCTAGTAGCAAGAAAAGAAGCATCCGGAACCAACATTTACAGGGCTCTCAGGTGTAAGGAACCAGCTGGCAGGGACTTGCTTTCCTACATGCATATCTTATATGAGATATGCCCTTATCTAAAGTTCGGTTACATGGCAGCGAATGGTGCAATAGCAGATGCGTGTAGAAATGAAAATCGCATTCACATTATAGACTTCCAGATTGCACAAGGGACTCAATGGATGACTCTTCTTCAAGCTCTTGCTGCCAGGCCTAGCGGTGCACCTTATGTACGTATTACAGGTATTGATGATCCAGTTTCAAAATACGCCCGGGGAGATGGACTGACGTTAGTGGGAAAAAAGCTGGCAGCAATTTCTGAGAAATTCAACATTCCGGTTGAGTTTCATACAGTGCCAGTTTTTGCTCCTGATGTCACCAGGGATATGCTTGATGTGAGGCCTGGTGAGGCTCTGGCAGTAAACTTCCCTTTGTCACTTCACCACACACCCGATGAGAGCGTTGATGTTACTAATCCAAGGGATGAGCTTCTAAGGATGGTGAAATCGTTTTCTCCCAAGGTAGTCACTTTGGTGGAACAAGAATCAAACACAAACACTGCCCCCTTTTTCCCTCGATTTCAAGAAGCTCTAGACTACTATTCTGCAATGTTTGAGTCCATAGATGTAACGTTAGAAAGGGACAAGAAGGAGAGGATCAACGTGGAGCAGCATTGTTTGGCAAGGGATATAGTTAACGTCATAGCATGCGAAGGCCAGGAAAGAGTGGAACGCCACGAGCTATTAGGGAAATGGAAATTGAGGTTCACAATGGCAGGGTTCCACCAGTATCCTCTGAGCTCTTACGTAAATTCGGTGATAAAGAGCCTCATGAGGTGCTACTCAGAGCATTATACACTGGTGGAAGAAGATGGAGCTATGTTGTTGGGATGGAAAAAGAGGAACCTAATCTCTGCATCAGCTTGGCactga